From Passer domesticus isolate bPasDom1 chromosome 8, bPasDom1.hap1, whole genome shotgun sequence, a single genomic window includes:
- the ITPRIP gene encoding inositol 1,4,5-trisphosphate receptor-interacting protein: protein MPVGLFRVCLLVITAIVNHPLFFPKENGTVPENTEEIIQKMKEREESLRLEQLRLEQEIADQEATQKALEKAAVVVEESKEETVRWDMWTALSMVIFLLIELWRQDFQEGNWQDIGGEEDDMAVLGKAFKGVALPDKAVLASFYEKRILGTTGDMARMREMVEGFADDLLEALRSVCNRDADMEVEDCMGVGSMYENWRVRKPFVCDLIVPFAPPEPYCFRCQTWCSGDSFPPDEQGYGTIKVCRADEDETGCICDKTKLGEDMLCLLHSQVSSTRPTSEMEDLLCFKNTQYLDADQVMKWFQIAVTKAWNRISHKYEFDLSFSLLDSPGALKIKFKSGKSIAFNLTPVVQYENSDVYFISHFPWSSLAADVPSSTHWFLTFAVYERRFIQLVSKTLPANACHVSCLQILSFLHGKQCSLTGPSGLTNYHLKTVLLHLLQARPSQDWAPEKLEARLQDMLKFLEKCLHEKKLYHFFIGNGKVPAELGFPIIFQRAEPLNLFRPFVLRRDIYRKMVDTFHEMLRNMSALINEYTVHIPLAHTNGIRKEPL from the coding sequence ATGCCCGTGGGACTCTTCCGGGTGTGCCTACTGGTGATTACAGCTATTGTCAACCACCCGCTCTTCTTCCCTAAGGAGAATGGCACCGTCCCCGAGAACACAGAAGAAATCATCCAGAAGATGAAGGAGCGGGAGGAGAGCCTGCGGCTGGAGCAGTTGCGCTTGGAGCAGGAAATTGCAGACCAGGAAGCCACACAGAAGGCTCTGGAAAAGGCTGCAGTGGTAGTGGAGGAAAGCAAAGAGGAGACGGTCCGATGGGATATGTGGACTGCCCTCTCCATGGTCATCTTCCTGCTGATTGAGCTCTGGAGGCAGGATTTCCAGGAAGGGAATTGGCAGGACATAGGAGGAGAAGAGGATGACATGGCAGTCCTGGGGAAAGCGTTTAAAGGAGTGGCCTTGCCTGACAAGGCTGTCCTGGCCAGCTTCTATGAGAAGCGTATCCTGGGTACCACTGGAGACATGGCCAGGATGCGGGAGATGGTGGAAGGCTTTGCAGATGACCTGCTGGAGGCCTTGAGGAGCGTTTGTAACCGGGATGCTGACATGGAAGTGGAAGATTGCATGGGCGTGGGGAGCATGTATGAGAACTGGAGAGTGCGTAAACCCTTTGTCTGTGATCTGATAGTGCCTTTTGCTCCCCCAGAGCCTTACTGCTTTCGCTGCCAGACCTGGTGCTCTGGTGACTCTTTTCCCCCAGATGAACAAGGTTATGGCACTATCAAGGTGTGCAGGGCAGATGAGGATGAGACAGGTTGCATCTGTGACAAGACTAAACTAGGGGAAGATATGCTGTGCCTCCTCCATAGCCAGGTCAGTAGTACCAGGCCCACCAGTGAGATGGAAGACCTCCTGTGCTTCAAAAATACTCAATATCTGGATGCTGACCAAGTCATGAAGTGGTTCCAGATTGCTGTCACCAAGGCCTGGAACAGAATCTCCCACAAATATGAATTTGACCTTTCGTTCAGCCTCCTGGACTCACCAGGAGCCCTGAAGATAAAATTTAAATCGGGGAAGTCGATTGCCTTCAACCTCACCCCTGTGGTGCAGTATGAGAACTCTGACGTTTACTTCATCTCCCACTtcccttggagcagcctggcagcagaCGTCCCCTCCAGCACCCACTGGTTTCTCACTTTTGCAGTTTATGAGAGGAGGTTCATCCAGCTGGTCTCCAAAACACTGCCTGCCAATGCCTGCCACGTCAGTTGTCTTCAGatcctttccttcctccatGGGAAGCAGTGCAGCCTCACAGGTCCCAGCGGGCTCACCAACTACCACCTGAAGACAGTGCTGCTGCATCTCCTGCAGGCTCGTCCCAGCCAGGACTGGGCCCCAGAAAAGCTGGAGGCCCGCCTACAGGACATGCTGAAATTCCTAGAGAAATGTTTGCATGAAAAAAAGCTTTATCACTTCTTTATTGGCAATGGGAAGGtaccagcagagctgggtttcCCCATCATATTTCAGAGGGCTGAGCCTCTCAACCTTTTCCGTCCCTTTGTGCTCCGCAGGGACATTTACAGGAAGATGGTGGACACGTTCCACGAGATGCTCAGGAACATGTCAGCACTGATAAATGAGTACACGGTGCACATTCCCCTTGCACACACCAATGGGATCCGTAAGGAGCCCCTTTAA